A window of Chloracidobacterium sp. N contains these coding sequences:
- a CDS encoding PD-(D/E)XK nuclease family protein: MSTTTVEHTIWRGPLLGSQRQELLKKVTAYLQQESRSDVPAGGHSVIYLVASRPLLSAISLEILAGQTVKVIFDGLPVYLFNGLLRRLLRTARVKHEGTGWQKVAYRRDINGEDYPLRRPLIAQLMRQLTQRRQLPAFGQLATARGCVASVTRLIGEITRAGKTAAEFTSIVEERIARLQESLPPPPSPQSAEQIYGYERDVAQIMRCYATVLNGGIPENSPHPSHTDQFPAATEKFTESDADYLRAMAALDGSLDGLPCQTPLLDGVEWLIVDGFFDLTPVQGEILRRLIKRIPRVTFNFDDDADNPAVFAAVHETIAKIREMMGDGCREVIFHERAGNRPVTRLPTAPGLDVLRMGLFNPAFTPPPDTTAPVFLAVAPDIERELRHIAKTIKHYVREERRSPADIAIVLRDRDTYGAHLRRVLSDEGIAYALDERLPVTDIPAVRAWLKLVAAAADRPRGETTSDRIPVSRLVDILKSDYFTLPGHQMSADDIENVVAFVGEQLHLADWLKRAEHLAKALPPTEADSSSPTADEEETGEGSDVESGGPMVRPDAITAAQLQEAGRSLRELGQILAEIPIEGTAGELNAAIEQALSQLSYEKALEANIQKAIGQPQQRLQATLDLRGLQAVRRAAIAVADAERLATRSLAATLQEPSTADGSQPARMTLAVFLSDILQALDDLTLRVEPETFGAVHILEVTTIRGLHFPIIFVPGMVEGGFPPRLPGDWLYPPAERERLKEDGLVLEDISPATMVKEEHYFYQVVCRATAAVHLSYPTVGAEDQELVPSSFLAEIQRLVPATAPGGPHHILVAKGYDGATFLEATTRHELLRQTAAAEARRRRGQTTTQPASASASAAQMGGNGRSVLSLTEQLEAVQEYVRQQRWLSDNLRQRQKVEADRYSHLWTPFDGQIEDQGLQAELNERFGEQHVFSATAFNEYAACPFRFFAHRVLQLYPRVSTALDLQASERGRILHDILRDFYRAGPLPHQSTGSETALTRLREIAEKVFVQYEQHIPPLNMKIWAIEKRILITFLEQLIAEELSYDKKATRHITELAFGMKITGADESSVSQPLELTNKQGQKILLRGQIDRIDVLKAKLPQAEKEQEFFIVYDYKLSKGTSIDEMRKGRDVQIAIYLASIEKCFPSLQPVIGGGYYSITKTPRCRNGLYRSDGEELLPKEQNHFFLSEEKFRETYESILGYVWKYKEKIEKGHFQVLPSRGPEECRFCDFKPVCRYETHRIQRKHRRVTEQCKTV; encoded by the coding sequence ATGAGCACGACGACGGTTGAGCATACTATCTGGCGCGGTCCGCTTCTGGGCAGCCAACGTCAGGAGTTGCTGAAAAAGGTCACGGCGTACCTTCAGCAGGAATCGCGGTCAGACGTACCAGCCGGTGGTCACAGCGTGATTTACCTCGTGGCTTCACGCCCCCTGCTGAGTGCCATTTCCCTGGAAATCCTCGCCGGACAAACGGTGAAGGTTATCTTCGATGGACTGCCGGTGTACCTGTTCAACGGTCTCCTCCGGCGACTGCTGCGGACGGCGCGTGTCAAACACGAGGGAACGGGCTGGCAGAAGGTGGCTTACCGCCGTGACATCAACGGCGAGGATTATCCGCTGCGCCGTCCGCTCATCGCCCAACTGATGCGGCAGCTTACCCAACGCAGGCAGCTTCCGGCGTTCGGCCAACTGGCTACCGCGCGCGGCTGTGTGGCTTCCGTCACGCGGCTCATCGGTGAAATCACCCGCGCCGGAAAAACTGCTGCCGAGTTTACCAGTATTGTCGAAGAGCGGATTGCCCGGCTTCAGGAAAGCTTGCCGCCCCCTCCCTCTCCGCAGTCAGCCGAACAAATCTATGGCTATGAACGGGATGTGGCGCAGATCATGCGGTGCTATGCCACGGTGCTGAACGGCGGCATACCCGAAAACAGCCCGCATCCATCCCATACGGATCAGTTCCCGGCCGCCACAGAAAAGTTTACCGAGAGTGATGCCGATTACCTGCGCGCCATGGCCGCCCTCGACGGCAGCCTCGATGGACTTCCCTGCCAGACCCCGTTGCTGGATGGGGTTGAGTGGCTCATCGTGGATGGGTTCTTCGACCTCACGCCGGTACAGGGCGAAATCCTGCGCCGCCTTATCAAACGGATACCGCGCGTGACGTTCAACTTCGACGACGACGCCGACAATCCCGCCGTTTTTGCTGCCGTCCACGAAACCATCGCCAAGATTCGGGAAATGATGGGTGATGGTTGCCGGGAGGTCATCTTTCACGAACGCGCTGGCAACCGGCCGGTGACGCGCCTGCCGACGGCTCCGGGTCTTGATGTCCTGCGCATGGGGCTGTTCAACCCGGCGTTTACACCCCCACCGGACACAACAGCGCCGGTCTTTCTGGCGGTAGCGCCGGACATCGAACGCGAACTTCGCCACATTGCCAAAACCATCAAGCATTATGTCCGTGAAGAGCGTCGGTCGCCTGCCGACATCGCCATCGTACTCCGGGACCGGGACACCTACGGCGCGCATCTGCGGCGGGTGCTCAGTGATGAAGGAATCGCCTATGCCCTTGACGAACGCCTGCCCGTGACCGACATCCCGGCCGTGCGCGCCTGGCTCAAGCTCGTCGCCGCTGCGGCTGACCGTCCACGTGGCGAAACCACATCCGACCGGATACCGGTCAGCCGGCTGGTTGACATTCTCAAAAGTGACTATTTCACGCTCCCCGGACACCAGATGTCGGCCGACGACATTGAAAACGTCGTGGCTTTTGTTGGGGAACAACTCCACCTTGCCGACTGGCTGAAGCGCGCCGAACACCTGGCAAAAGCGCTCCCGCCGACGGAAGCGGACAGCAGTTCTCCCACAGCAGACGAAGAAGAAACCGGCGAAGGCAGCGATGTGGAGTCAGGCGGGCCAATGGTTCGCCCGGATGCCATCACGGCCGCGCAGTTGCAGGAAGCCGGGCGCAGCCTGCGGGAGTTGGGGCAAATCCTGGCGGAAATTCCCATCGAAGGCACGGCTGGCGAGCTAAACGCAGCCATTGAGCAGGCCCTGAGCCAGCTTTCCTACGAAAAGGCGCTTGAAGCCAACATCCAGAAAGCCATCGGTCAACCACAGCAACGTCTCCAGGCCACCCTTGACCTGCGGGGGCTTCAGGCAGTCCGCCGTGCAGCCATCGCGGTGGCCGATGCCGAACGGCTGGCGACCCGAAGCCTTGCCGCCACGCTGCAGGAGCCATCCACGGCTGACGGTAGCCAGCCGGCCCGGATGACACTGGCGGTTTTTCTGTCGGACATCCTGCAGGCACTCGATGACCTGACCCTGCGCGTCGAGCCAGAAACGTTCGGCGCGGTGCACATTCTCGAGGTCACCACCATTCGCGGCCTGCATTTCCCCATCATCTTCGTTCCCGGCATGGTTGAGGGTGGCTTCCCGCCCCGGCTGCCGGGCGACTGGTTGTATCCGCCCGCCGAGCGCGAACGCCTCAAGGAAGACGGTCTTGTTCTGGAAGACATCTCCCCGGCCACCATGGTCAAGGAAGAGCACTATTTCTACCAGGTCGTGTGCCGGGCAACGGCGGCCGTCCATCTTTCCTATCCGACCGTCGGCGCGGAAGACCAGGAACTTGTCCCGTCCTCGTTTCTGGCCGAAATCCAGCGTCTCGTGCCGGCCACAGCCCCCGGTGGGCCGCATCACATTCTGGTTGCCAAGGGCTACGACGGCGCCACGTTTCTCGAAGCCACCACGCGCCACGAACTGCTCCGCCAGACCGCCGCCGCAGAGGCCCGACGGCGCCGTGGACAGACAACCACGCAACCTGCCTCAGCATCGGCCTCGGCTGCCCAAATGGGAGGAAATGGCCGGTCGGTGTTATCCCTGACCGAACAACTGGAAGCCGTGCAGGAATATGTCCGGCAGCAACGATGGCTGTCGGACAATCTCCGGCAGCGCCAGAAGGTGGAGGCGGACCGGTACAGTCATCTCTGGACGCCTTTTGACGGTCAAATTGAAGATCAGGGTTTGCAGGCCGAACTCAACGAACGGTTCGGGGAACAGCACGTCTTCAGCGCCACGGCCTTCAATGAGTATGCCGCCTGTCCCTTCCGCTTCTTTGCCCACCGCGTCCTCCAGTTGTACCCCAGGGTCAGCACCGCCCTCGATCTGCAAGCTTCAGAACGCGGGCGGATTCTCCACGATATTCTGCGCGACTTTTACCGGGCCGGGCCCCTGCCACACCAGAGCACAGGCTCTGAAACAGCACTCACCCGTCTCAGAGAAATCGCTGAAAAAGTATTTGTACAGTATGAGCAACACATTCCGCCCCTCAACATGAAAATATGGGCAATTGAAAAACGTATCCTGATCACCTTTCTGGAACAGTTGATTGCCGAGGAACTATCCTACGACAAAAAAGCGACACGACATATCACAGAGCTGGCTTTCGGCATGAAGATAACCGGAGCTGATGAATCCTCTGTCTCGCAACCTCTGGAACTCACGAACAAACAGGGGCAAAAAATTCTCCTCCGGGGCCAGATTGACAGAATTGATGTGCTGAAAGCAAAATTGCCTCAGGCAGAAAAAGAGCAGGAATTTTTCATTGTCTATGACTACAAGCTTTCAAAAGGAACTTCCATTGATGAAATGAGGAAAGGACGTGATGTGCAGATTGCAATTTACCTGGCATCAATAGAGAAGTGTTTTCCATCGCTCCAACCTGTCATTGGAGGCGGATACTACTCCATCACGAAAACACCGCGCTGCCGTAATGGACTCTACCGATCCGATGGTGAAGAACTGTTGCCAAAGGAGCAGAACCACTTCTTCCTTTCAGAAGAAAAGTTCAGGGAAACCTATGAGTCAATCCTGGGTTATGTGTGGAAGTACAAAGAGAAAATCGAAAAAGGGCATTTTCAGGTGCTCCCGTCACGTGGACCGGAAGAATGCCGGTTTTGTGATTTCAAGCCGGTTTGCCGTTATGAGACACACAGAATCCAACGCAAACACAGAAGAGTGACGGAACAGTGTAAGACAGTGTAA
- a CDS encoding MFS transporter has product MMSGPDQARRASLLIFIVTLVDQIGWGMVIPILPTYARTFGGSAVVVGWLLASYSIAQLLFAPAIGRLSDRKGRKPLLLACMGGSAVAAAATGAASLLTDGTFALGILFLARALDGVTGGNTALAMSYASDVSSPERRAQSLGLIGAAIGLGYTIGPALGGVIAHYTDAATPFYVAAGLALSNALVMWWLLPESLSPEQRAEATLQHQEGHITSLGSWFRHPQLGPLLIINFLFIVAASCYQMMLPLYTNLRFGLGERDNSYLFAFLGLTMTVVQGGCIRPLVHRFGERTIFAIGIGLLTATLAVAPFADTVTGLVWLCGGMGIGTALANPTLLALLTNRAAEDERGEVLGVAASVASLGRILAPAWCGYAMKHVSVASPFVTGASVAALAAAVFLAFVAVKTTASARS; this is encoded by the coding sequence ATGATGTCGGGTCCAGACCAGGCGCGGCGGGCGTCGCTGCTGATTTTTATCGTTACACTGGTTGACCAGATTGGCTGGGGGATGGTCATCCCCATTCTTCCCACCTATGCCCGCACTTTTGGCGGCTCGGCAGTGGTCGTCGGGTGGCTGCTGGCCTCGTACTCCATTGCCCAGTTGCTCTTTGCGCCGGCCATCGGGCGGCTTTCAGACCGGAAGGGGCGCAAGCCGCTGCTGCTGGCCTGTATGGGTGGCTCGGCCGTGGCGGCCGCTGCCACCGGTGCGGCTTCGCTGCTGACGGATGGCACTTTTGCGCTGGGCATCCTGTTTCTGGCGCGGGCCCTGGATGGGGTGACAGGCGGCAACACGGCGCTGGCGATGAGTTACGCCAGCGATGTCAGTTCACCGGAGCGGCGCGCCCAGAGCCTGGGCCTCATCGGCGCGGCCATTGGGTTGGGCTACACGATTGGCCCGGCGCTGGGCGGCGTCATTGCCCACTACACCGATGCGGCCACGCCGTTTTATGTCGCTGCCGGCCTGGCGCTCAGCAATGCGCTGGTGATGTGGTGGCTGCTGCCGGAAAGTCTGTCCCCCGAACAGCGCGCCGAAGCCACCCTCCAGCACCAGGAAGGGCATATCACCTCGCTGGGGAGCTGGTTCCGGCACCCACAGCTTGGCCCCCTGCTCATCATCAACTTTCTGTTCATCGTGGCGGCATCCTGCTACCAGATGATGCTTCCGCTCTACACCAATCTCCGTTTCGGTCTTGGGGAACGCGACAACAGCTACCTGTTTGCCTTTCTCGGTCTCACCATGACGGTAGTGCAGGGTGGCTGTATCCGTCCGCTGGTTCACCGTTTTGGAGAGCGCACCATCTTTGCGATTGGCATCGGACTGCTGACGGCAACCCTGGCCGTTGCACCCTTTGCCGATACCGTCACGGGACTCGTCTGGCTGTGCGGCGGTATGGGCATTGGGACGGCACTGGCCAATCCGACCCTGCTGGCCCTGCTCACCAACCGCGCCGCCGAGGACGAACGGGGGGAAGTGCTTGGGGTGGCCGCTTCCGTGGCCAGTCTGGGGCGCATTCTGGCGCCGGCCTGGTGTGGCTACGCCATGAAACACGTCTCTGTGGCGTCCCCCTTCGTCACTGGAGCATCCGTCGCGGCGCTGGCCGCCGCCGTATTCCTGGCCTTTGTGGCGGTCAAGACGACGGCCTCCGCCCGGTCGTGA
- the queD gene encoding 6-carboxytetrahydropterin synthase QueD, protein MHVELAKTFTFEAAHHLPHVPPQHKCRRLHGHSYRVEIVVRGEVNPELGWLMDFDAIRQAFEPIRLQLDHYYLNDIPGLENPTSEILARWIWERLAPALPCLYRVSIAETCTSACHYYGEASDDA, encoded by the coding sequence ATGCATGTCGAGTTGGCGAAAACCTTTACGTTTGAGGCAGCCCATCACCTGCCCCATGTCCCGCCCCAGCACAAGTGCCGGCGGTTGCACGGCCACAGCTATCGCGTGGAGATTGTCGTGCGCGGCGAAGTCAATCCCGAACTCGGCTGGCTGATGGACTTCGACGCCATCCGGCAGGCCTTTGAGCCAATCCGCCTGCAACTCGACCATTACTACCTCAACGACATTCCCGGACTCGAAAATCCCACCAGTGAAATCCTCGCCCGCTGGATTTGGGAACGGCTCGCGCCGGCCTTACCTTGTCTGTATCGGGTGAGCATTGCCGAAACCTGCACTTCGGCCTGCCACTACTACGGTGAGGCATCGGACGATGCATAA
- a CDS encoding protein kinase domain-containing protein — protein MTERESPPMEVTDDQPDPLLGMTVDGKYRIERVLGVGGMATVYAAVRLQIGDTAAIKVLSPESKSVPLAVARFQREVRAAARIKHPNVVSIYDFGTLPDGRAYMVMEYITGESLREELKRVGRLVPERAVAIMTSVCAAIHAAHQEGILHRDLKPENIMLARMRDGGEVVKVVDFGVAELHEQAATSAMTKLTEYGLMVGTPHYMSPEQCRSEPLDARSDVYSLGIILYELLTGSVPFNARTVSAVIIQQATEAPRRPRDLNPELSWALEHVVLRALEKDPARRPQTAAELAQDLQLSLTNVRATGSFGFSAPPARDTTGSLPPVTFGSTSEHLTPRSLVVRRSGTLRYDSLTGIRNLTFLKQEVESLVAARRTASLLLVGVDGMKAVNDRFGYTVGDSLLRELAHWLREHVGELGIVARLGGDEFAILLPGNTAADTIVFADRMKQRLAEQRFLRAEVTGGLPVQVTIAVVVSPDDAVTGVGLLDVGGQALAAAKRQVPGGIYRQGLDESTLRAHPNFNAFVGRERELHRLREMFDRTVAGRGQPVLVLGPTGIGKTRLLQEFRRQLAGQEVTFLTMPFYEAGQGTPYKSFYDSLRGSLQLLLEANEPPVVQQILGPLAERVSLEFATEDGFLHFCDSVQSENQHERYLAFDYMVALYAALAHQQVTVLFVDDAHFADELSLDLLAYLARSTVGQRLMLVLTARTEVLTEQHPLRNWMRAVNQSVGYQSLTLEPLSLEESTALLHTTFPSLKVAGSTVARLHAETRGNPFFLAEILRHLVQTQHIVRQEDSWVFPPLTDVSLPPSVVEVVEASFSRLSPTALELLSQAAVMGMDFTFDLLVEVTERPEREVLAAVEEGLAQGIITELTEAEEDSYRFRHGTVQKVLYNRLNRRRRRTTHAAVGYALEKATTVTGRSSRLAGELAFHFYHAAEYLPTLRYAALAGTHAWRSWAIDEALKFYGWAEEAERRLNILVDVIFDEKQASFDNVPVEQLRLIADFNLNYGQMLIHIGRLDEAEKKLQLAQTLARPSQDEHLRGKTLAALGELCEARSEYSSALLYCHQSLEILRRKGDKRAEARTMAMIGTLYDRLGQFARAADALEKALALARAIRDRQIEAIALREGSFVRARQGLFATAVALAKEGIAAVERLSDPLALSIATSILGFALRSQGDYETAIGHFQRARQLTQDLNRPRSECIELTNLAECHIGLGESSLALDKAQTALDIALRIGNRQLEGLATLTIGRAYRQREELGAAVVCFQSALKLLSSISDRAAECDALLALADWHCLDRHPIEALELMHQALAVLPDETARPWQWRIAVMLARCHRLLRQVDVARTDLEKARTIIETLRSNLDPSVPPDRFARVTRAFDEEWAEVYGQ, from the coding sequence ATGACCGAACGCGAGTCGCCACCGATGGAAGTGACTGACGACCAGCCGGACCCGCTGCTGGGGATGACGGTGGATGGCAAGTACCGCATCGAACGGGTGCTCGGCGTGGGCGGGATGGCCACGGTGTATGCGGCCGTGCGGCTGCAAATTGGCGACACGGCTGCCATCAAGGTGCTTTCACCGGAGTCGAAATCCGTCCCGCTGGCGGTCGCCCGTTTCCAGCGCGAGGTGCGCGCCGCGGCCCGGATCAAACATCCCAACGTCGTGTCCATCTATGACTTCGGGACGCTGCCGGATGGGCGCGCCTACATGGTCATGGAGTACATCACCGGGGAGTCCCTGCGGGAAGAACTCAAGCGGGTGGGGCGTCTCGTCCCCGAACGCGCCGTGGCCATCATGACCAGCGTGTGCGCCGCCATTCACGCCGCCCACCAGGAAGGGATTCTGCACCGCGATCTCAAGCCGGAAAACATCATGCTGGCGCGCATGCGGGATGGGGGCGAAGTCGTCAAGGTCGTGGATTTCGGCGTCGCCGAGCTGCATGAGCAGGCGGCCACGTCAGCCATGACAAAGCTGACCGAATACGGGCTGATGGTGGGGACACCCCACTACATGTCGCCGGAGCAATGCCGGAGCGAGCCGCTCGATGCCCGGTCAGATGTGTACAGCCTAGGCATCATTCTCTACGAACTGCTGACCGGGAGCGTGCCGTTCAATGCCCGGACGGTTTCAGCCGTCATCATCCAGCAGGCGACGGAAGCACCGCGCCGTCCGCGCGATTTGAACCCGGAGCTGAGTTGGGCGCTGGAGCATGTCGTGCTGCGGGCGCTGGAGAAAGACCCGGCGCGTCGGCCGCAGACGGCAGCCGAACTGGCCCAGGACCTGCAGTTGTCGCTGACCAATGTGAGGGCCACGGGGTCGTTCGGTTTTTCCGCCCCACCGGCCCGTGATACGACCGGTTCACTGCCGCCGGTGACGTTCGGGAGCACTTCCGAGCACCTCACGCCGCGCTCCCTGGTGGTACGCCGGTCGGGAACACTCCGCTACGACAGCCTGACCGGGATTCGGAACCTGACCTTTCTCAAGCAGGAGGTGGAAAGTCTCGTTGCCGCCCGCCGGACGGCTTCGCTGCTGCTGGTGGGGGTGGATGGCATGAAGGCCGTCAACGACCGCTTCGGCTACACCGTGGGGGACAGCCTGTTGCGGGAACTGGCCCACTGGCTGCGTGAGCACGTGGGTGAACTGGGCATTGTGGCGCGGCTGGGCGGGGATGAGTTTGCCATCCTTCTGCCTGGCAACACGGCGGCCGACACCATCGTGTTTGCCGACCGGATGAAGCAACGTCTGGCTGAGCAACGGTTCCTGCGGGCTGAAGTGACCGGGGGACTGCCGGTGCAGGTGACGATTGCTGTGGTGGTGTCGCCGGATGATGCGGTCACCGGCGTCGGCCTGCTCGATGTGGGCGGGCAGGCACTGGCAGCGGCGAAGCGGCAGGTGCCGGGGGGCATTTACCGGCAGGGGCTGGATGAATCCACCCTGCGCGCCCACCCGAACTTCAACGCCTTTGTCGGTCGGGAACGGGAACTGCACCGGCTGCGGGAAATGTTTGACCGGACGGTGGCCGGGCGCGGACAGCCGGTTCTGGTGCTCGGCCCAACGGGAATCGGCAAAACCCGTCTGCTCCAGGAATTTCGCCGCCAACTCGCCGGTCAGGAAGTCACCTTTCTGACCATGCCCTTCTACGAGGCTGGTCAGGGGACGCCGTACAAGTCCTTCTACGACAGCCTGCGGGGAAGCTTGCAGTTGCTGCTTGAAGCCAATGAGCCGCCGGTCGTCCAGCAGATTCTCGGTCCGCTGGCCGAGCGGGTGTCGCTGGAGTTTGCCACCGAGGACGGGTTTCTGCACTTCTGCGATTCCGTACAGTCGGAAAACCAGCACGAGCGCTATCTGGCCTTTGACTATATGGTGGCGCTGTACGCGGCGCTGGCGCACCAGCAGGTCACGGTGCTGTTTGTGGATGACGCGCATTTTGCTGATGAGCTGAGCCTGGATTTGCTGGCGTATCTGGCGCGCTCAACCGTCGGGCAACGACTGATGCTGGTGCTCACGGCGCGGACGGAAGTGCTGACCGAGCAGCATCCCCTGCGCAACTGGATGCGGGCTGTCAATCAGTCGGTTGGGTATCAGTCCCTGACGCTCGAACCGTTGTCTCTGGAGGAGTCCACGGCGCTGCTCCACACGACGTTTCCCAGTCTGAAGGTTGCCGGCAGCACTGTGGCCCGTCTGCATGCGGAGACCCGTGGCAATCCGTTCTTTCTGGCCGAGATCCTGCGCCACCTCGTGCAGACCCAGCATATTGTGCGTCAGGAAGACAGTTGGGTGTTTCCGCCGCTGACGGATGTCTCCCTGCCGCCATCGGTCGTAGAGGTCGTTGAGGCTTCCTTTTCGCGTCTTTCTCCGACGGCTCTGGAGTTGTTGTCCCAGGCCGCGGTCATGGGCATGGACTTTACCTTTGACCTGCTCGTGGAAGTGACCGAGCGCCCGGAACGGGAAGTTCTGGCGGCGGTCGAGGAGGGCCTGGCGCAGGGCATCATCACCGAGTTGACCGAAGCCGAGGAAGACAGTTACCGCTTTCGCCACGGAACGGTGCAGAAGGTGCTTTACAACCGGCTCAACCGGCGGCGGCGGCGCACAACGCATGCCGCGGTGGGATATGCGCTTGAAAAGGCGACGACCGTGACCGGGCGCAGCAGCCGCCTGGCGGGTGAACTGGCCTTTCACTTCTACCACGCTGCGGAGTATCTCCCCACCCTGCGCTATGCCGCCCTGGCCGGAACTCATGCCTGGCGGAGCTGGGCCATTGATGAGGCCCTCAAGTTTTATGGTTGGGCCGAAGAAGCCGAGCGCCGCTTGAACATCCTGGTGGATGTCATCTTTGATGAGAAGCAGGCATCATTTGACAACGTGCCCGTAGAGCAACTGCGGCTCATTGCCGACTTCAACCTCAACTACGGGCAGATGCTCATTCACATCGGCCGGCTGGATGAGGCTGAAAAAAAGCTCCAGCTTGCCCAGACCCTGGCGCGTCCTTCCCAGGACGAGCACCTGCGGGGCAAGACGCTGGCGGCGCTTGGTGAACTGTGCGAGGCCCGGAGCGAGTATTCCTCGGCGCTGCTCTACTGCCACCAGTCCCTTGAAATCCTGCGGCGCAAGGGCGACAAACGCGCCGAAGCCCGGACGATGGCGATGATCGGCACACTGTATGACCGGCTGGGGCAGTTTGCGCGCGCGGCCGATGCGCTGGAAAAAGCCTTGGCGCTGGCGCGCGCCATCCGGGACCGCCAGATTGAGGCCATTGCTCTGCGGGAGGGGAGCTTCGTCCGCGCCCGGCAGGGATTGTTTGCCACGGCGGTGGCGCTGGCCAAAGAAGGCATTGCCGCTGTGGAGCGGCTGTCTGACCCGCTGGCCCTCTCGATTGCCACCAGCATCCTTGGTTTTGCCCTGCGCTCCCAGGGCGACTACGAAACCGCCATAGGGCATTTTCAACGGGCGCGCCAGCTTACCCAGGACCTCAATCGTCCGCGCAGTGAGTGCATCGAACTCACTAACCTCGCGGAATGCCACATCGGGTTGGGAGAATCCTCCCTGGCGCTCGACAAGGCCCAGACGGCGCTGGATATTGCCCTCAGGATTGGCAACCGTCAGCTTGAAGGGCTGGCAACGCTGACCATTGGCCGCGCCTATCGCCAGCGGGAGGAACTCGGTGCAGCCGTGGTGTGCTTCCAATCAGCCCTGAAGCTGCTTTCATCCATCAGTGACCGGGCGGCCGAGTGTGATGCGCTGCTGGCGCTGGCCGATTGGCACTGTCTGGACCGGCATCCGATTGAAGCTCTCGAACTGATGCACCAGGCGCTGGCGGTACTGCCGGATGAAACCGCCCGGCCGTGGCAGTGGCGGATTGCGGTGATGTTGGCCCGTTGCCACCGGCTGTTGCGGCAGGTGGATGTTGCCCGGACTGATCTTGAGAAAGCGCGCACCATCATCGAGACCCTGCGAAGCAATCTTGATCCAAGTGTGCCTCCCGACCGCTTTGCACGGGTAACGCGGGCCTTCGACGAGGAATGGGCGGAAGTGTACGGCCAGTGA
- a CDS encoding zinc-binding alcohol dehydrogenase family protein, with amino-acid sequence MPTRQAIIVEAFGGPDVLHLITEETPALEPGLIRVAIEAIGVNRADILLRTGAYHGAQPPARPGLEAAGVVVESRAARLPVGSRVVIFGHRKGLYVTEAVVHEDEVALLPEVVTTTTAAALPVNWLTAWYCLHRLIRLRPDDTLLIPAAASGVGTAAIQIARHVGAAVIAAASSAEKLAFAARLGANILVNYAEINLLEALRDITENKGVTAFLDTVGGQTFADGLKALAPFGRVAALANVTLEPSLINVRDFYPKNAHIYGFQLGNLMAAGRYPEARTDLEDILAQVANGAFQVPIAATFPLAAAAAAHERLESRTVMGKLLLVAPPQT; translated from the coding sequence ATGCCCACACGGCAAGCCATCATCGTTGAAGCTTTTGGCGGCCCTGATGTCCTCCACCTGATTACGGAAGAAACCCCAGCCCTTGAACCCGGTTTGATCCGTGTGGCGATTGAGGCCATTGGCGTCAATCGGGCTGACATCCTGCTCCGCACCGGAGCTTACCATGGTGCGCAGCCTCCGGCGCGGCCGGGACTCGAAGCGGCTGGCGTGGTGGTGGAGTCACGTGCCGCCCGGCTACCGGTTGGCAGTCGGGTTGTCATTTTTGGCCACCGGAAGGGTCTCTATGTGACGGAAGCCGTCGTGCACGAGGATGAAGTCGCTTTGCTTCCCGAAGTGGTCACCACGACGACGGCCGCGGCGCTGCCCGTCAACTGGCTCACGGCGTGGTATTGCCTGCACCGCCTCATCCGGCTGCGCCCGGATGACACGCTGCTCATTCCGGCTGCCGCCAGTGGCGTCGGGACAGCCGCTATCCAGATCGCGCGCCACGTCGGCGCAGCGGTCATTGCGGCCGCAAGCAGCGCGGAAAAACTGGCCTTTGCCGCCCGTCTCGGCGCGAACATTCTGGTCAACTACGCCGAAATCAACCTCCTTGAAGCCCTCCGGGACATCACTGAAAACAAGGGCGTGACGGCCTTTCTCGATACGGTCGGCGGGCAGACCTTTGCCGACGGGCTCAAGGCGCTGGCCCCCTTTGGACGGGTGGCCGCGCTGGCGAATGTGACGCTTGAACCGTCGCTCATCAACGTACGGGATTTCTACCCCAAGAATGCCCACATCTACGGCTTCCAGTTGGGCAACCTCATGGCGGCCGGGCGCTACCCGGAGGCGCGGACTGACCTTGAGGACATCCTGGCGCAGGTTGCCAACGGCGCGTTTCAAGTGCCAATTGCGGCTACCTTTCCACTTGCTGCCGCAGCAGCGGCTCACGAGCGACTGGAAAGCCGTACCGTCATGGGCAAGCTCCTGCTTGTCGCACCACCACAAACTTGA